In Halomarina salina, one DNA window encodes the following:
- a CDS encoding TraB/GumN family protein gives MSEQATERGSVHVVGTAHVSADSVDDVERAIAEEQPDVVAVELDEGRYRQMQGESPEDLDASDLLRGNTVFQFLAYWMLSYVQTKMGEEFDIKPGADMLAAIDAAEEHGTDIALVDRDIQVTIQRFWARLTGFEKLKLVGGLSMSIAPPRQVGAMAGAAVGLFVGMLAGTFLSGPLGLDALAASLGPVAGLVGGLIVGVIAAVVLYVFVGDLVPDRYDFTTKLGVALAAGLALGVGLWAMGGVEVGALNLSASALEGLGRGAVVLLLGVGAGLAVFAMGGALLGMLLGAGMGADEYEELDMESLTDTDVVSVMMDEFRQFSPGGASALIDERDAYIAHNLVSLRESGKRVVAVVGAGHQAGIENYLDHPEQLPPMESLTGRESGSRFSLYKLFGYLFTVGFAVAFLLLAMAGAQDQFLLELFAAWFIFNGVFAFGLARLAGAHWPSAAVGGAIAWLTSVNPLLAPGWFAGYVELRYADVNVADIGRLNELLGDEDQPIGEIVSQMREVPLFRLILVVALTNVGSMIASFLFPFVVLPYLSRDVGSVAGVVDLMVQGAENSVDLVRGWVGL, from the coding sequence ATGAGTGAGCAGGCCACGGAGCGTGGGAGCGTGCACGTCGTCGGGACGGCCCACGTCTCCGCGGACAGCGTCGACGACGTCGAGCGCGCCATCGCCGAGGAGCAACCGGACGTGGTCGCCGTCGAACTCGACGAAGGCCGCTACCGGCAGATGCAGGGCGAGAGCCCCGAAGACCTCGACGCGAGCGACCTGCTGCGCGGGAACACCGTCTTCCAGTTCCTCGCGTACTGGATGCTCTCCTACGTCCAGACGAAGATGGGCGAGGAGTTCGACATCAAGCCCGGCGCGGACATGCTGGCTGCCATCGACGCGGCGGAGGAACACGGCACCGACATCGCGCTCGTCGACCGGGACATCCAGGTCACCATCCAGCGGTTCTGGGCGCGACTGACCGGCTTCGAGAAGCTGAAACTCGTCGGCGGACTCTCGATGAGCATCGCTCCGCCGAGACAGGTCGGTGCGATGGCGGGTGCGGCCGTCGGCCTCTTCGTCGGGATGCTCGCGGGGACGTTCCTGAGCGGGCCGCTCGGCCTCGACGCGCTGGCCGCGTCGCTCGGCCCGGTGGCGGGCCTCGTCGGCGGCCTCATCGTCGGCGTGATCGCCGCCGTCGTCCTCTACGTGTTCGTCGGCGACCTGGTCCCCGACCGATACGATTTCACGACGAAGCTGGGGGTGGCCCTCGCCGCAGGTCTCGCGCTCGGCGTCGGTCTCTGGGCGATGGGCGGCGTCGAGGTCGGTGCGCTGAACCTCTCGGCGTCGGCTCTCGAAGGACTCGGCCGCGGAGCGGTCGTCCTCCTCCTCGGCGTCGGGGCCGGACTGGCCGTGTTCGCGATGGGTGGTGCGCTGCTCGGGATGCTCCTCGGCGCTGGCATGGGTGCCGACGAGTACGAGGAACTCGACATGGAGTCGCTCACCGACACCGACGTGGTGAGCGTGATGATGGACGAGTTCCGACAGTTCTCGCCCGGTGGAGCGTCCGCACTCATCGACGAGCGCGACGCCTACATCGCACACAACCTCGTCTCGCTCCGGGAGTCGGGAAAACGGGTCGTCGCCGTCGTCGGTGCCGGCCACCAGGCGGGCATCGAGAACTACCTCGACCACCCCGAGCAGTTGCCGCCGATGGAGTCGCTGACGGGCCGCGAGTCCGGCAGTCGGTTCTCGCTGTACAAACTGTTCGGCTACCTGTTCACGGTCGGGTTCGCCGTCGCCTTCCTCCTGCTGGCGATGGCGGGCGCACAGGACCAGTTCCTGCTCGAACTGTTCGCCGCGTGGTTCATCTTCAACGGCGTCTTCGCGTTCGGACTCGCCCGACTCGCGGGCGCACACTGGCCGAGCGCGGCCGTCGGCGGCGCAATCGCGTGGCTCACGAGCGTCAACCCGCTCCTCGCGCCGGGGTGGTTCGCGGGCTACGTCGAACTGCGCTACGCCGACGTCAACGTGGCCGACATCGGCCGCCTGAACGAACTGCTCGGCGACGAGGACCAGCCGATCGGTGAGATAGTCTCCCAGATGCGTGAGGTGCCGCTGTTCCGCCTCATCCTCGTCGTCGCGCTGACGAACGTCGGGAGCATGATCGCGAGTTTCCTCTTCCCGTTCGTCGTCCTCCCGTACCTCTCACGGGACGTGGGGAGCGTCGCGGGTGTCGTCGACCTCATGGTGCAGGGTGCGGAGAACAGCGTGGACCTCGTCCGCGGGTGGGTCGGCCTGTGA
- a CDS encoding HalOD1 output domain-containing protein, which translates to MSTQQRFEEEYSVDNGTPVEALGRALEQLFDDRPPVYDVVDPDALNDLFAPRPDGTPRVEGTISFAYRDYEFVVDSDGEVLVEDA; encoded by the coding sequence ATGAGTACACAACAGCGGTTCGAAGAGGAGTACAGTGTCGATAACGGGACGCCGGTCGAAGCACTCGGACGGGCGCTCGAACAGTTGTTCGACGACCGCCCCCCCGTCTACGACGTCGTCGACCCGGACGCACTGAACGACCTCTTCGCCCCGCGTCCCGACGGGACGCCGCGTGTCGAAGGGACCATCTCCTTCGCCTACCGCGATTACGAGTTCGTCGTCGACTCCGACGGTGAGGTCCTGGTCGAGGACGCGTAG
- a CDS encoding acyl-CoA thioesterase, with amino-acid sequence MAATLLDSYTEMTEILLPNDTNNLGRALGGAVLNWMDICGAVAAMRFAGDQVVTASMDHVDFIAPIELGEVVVVEAYVFDTGRTSIDVKVDVRAEDPRSERPDRDTTTCFFTFVALDEEGRPTPVPDLACESDAERALRDRAVADRKEQLRGVAERLEE; translated from the coding sequence ATGGCCGCGACACTCCTCGACTCGTACACCGAGATGACCGAGATTCTCCTCCCGAACGACACGAACAACCTCGGGCGGGCGCTCGGCGGTGCGGTGTTGAACTGGATGGACATCTGCGGTGCGGTGGCGGCGATGCGCTTCGCAGGCGACCAGGTAGTCACCGCGTCCATGGACCACGTCGACTTCATCGCGCCCATCGAACTGGGCGAGGTGGTCGTCGTCGAGGCGTACGTCTTCGACACCGGCCGGACGAGCATCGACGTGAAGGTCGACGTCCGTGCCGAAGACCCCCGGAGCGAGCGACCGGACCGCGACACGACGACCTGTTTCTTCACCTTCGTCGCCCTCGACGAGGAGGGGCGGCCGACGCCGGTCCCCGACCTCGCGTGCGAGTCGGACGCAGAACGCGCACTGCGCGACCGGGCCGTCGCGGACCGGAAGGAACAGTTGCGAGGCGTCGCCGAGCGACTGGAGGAGTAG
- a CDS encoding PLP-dependent cysteine synthase family protein — protein MDESVLDTLGSPLVRVAGVPGATVAAKLESRNPGGSAKDRPALAMVEAAERAGDLSPGDRVVEATSGNTGIGVAMVAAAKGYDCTIVMPASKSPERRAVLRAYGAEVDLVEGDISDANDRADELEAEGAVQFRQFENRANPQAHYETTGPELLEQLDGRTPDAFVAGVGTGGTISGIGRRLREAFPDVEVVAVEPEDSTVLSGGDAREDTFQGMGPGFVSPNLDLDVVDSVETVSLDVAEEECRRLAHEEGILVGQSSGASNVAARRVAARLAEERGTASSDGETTDGAPARDRRTAFVDRPSERLPVRADGREETDRDDERAREGRAQVTRESDDEPLVVTVFWDSGERYLSTGLFDD, from the coding sequence ATGGACGAGAGCGTTCTCGACACGCTCGGGTCGCCGCTGGTTCGCGTCGCGGGTGTCCCCGGGGCGACGGTCGCCGCCAAACTCGAATCCCGCAATCCGGGGGGCAGCGCGAAGGACCGCCCGGCGCTGGCGATGGTAGAGGCTGCGGAGCGTGCGGGCGACCTCTCCCCCGGCGACCGCGTGGTCGAGGCCACCTCGGGGAACACCGGTATCGGCGTCGCGATGGTCGCCGCGGCGAAGGGGTACGACTGCACCATCGTCATGCCCGCCTCGAAGTCGCCCGAACGTCGGGCGGTCCTCCGCGCCTACGGAGCCGAAGTCGACCTCGTCGAGGGCGACATCTCCGACGCGAACGACCGGGCCGACGAACTCGAAGCCGAGGGGGCGGTCCAGTTCCGCCAGTTCGAGAACCGCGCGAACCCGCAGGCGCACTACGAGACGACGGGGCCGGAGCTACTGGAGCAGCTAGACGGTCGCACGCCCGACGCGTTCGTCGCGGGGGTCGGGACCGGTGGCACGATTTCGGGCATCGGACGGCGGTTGCGCGAGGCGTTCCCCGACGTCGAGGTCGTCGCCGTCGAACCCGAGGACAGCACCGTCCTCTCGGGAGGCGACGCGCGCGAGGACACCTTTCAGGGGATGGGACCGGGGTTCGTCTCGCCGAACCTCGACCTGGACGTCGTCGACTCCGTCGAGACCGTCTCGCTCGACGTCGCCGAGGAGGAGTGTCGCCGCCTCGCCCACGAGGAGGGCATCCTCGTGGGCCAGTCGTCGGGCGCGTCGAACGTCGCCGCGCGCCGGGTCGCCGCGCGTCTCGCCGAAGAGCGTGGGACCGCGAGCAGCGACGGCGAGACCACCGACGGAGCTCCGGCCCGTGACCGACGGACCGCGTTCGTCGACCGCCCGTCCGAACGGTTGCCGGTCCGCGCCGACGGCCGTGAGGAGACCGACCGCGACGACGAGCGCGCGAGAGAAGGTAGAGCCCAGGTGACGAGAGAGAGCGACGACGAACCGCTCGTCGTCACCGTGTTCTGGGACAGCGGCGAGCGCTACCTCTCGACGGGACTGTTCGACGACTGA
- a CDS encoding thioredoxin family protein — MTLETMSPNPVWTADAYEETVETLRANDDVTYLVWAGDWCKDCRKQLPDFAAALDAAGVPAERIEQYHVEREDGEKVGERVEEYGIEFIPTVVVERDGEELFRYVEDADVPPAVYVAQHLEEPTNST; from the coding sequence ATGACCCTGGAGACGATGTCGCCGAACCCGGTGTGGACCGCCGACGCGTACGAGGAGACGGTCGAGACGCTCCGCGCCAACGACGACGTGACCTACCTCGTGTGGGCCGGCGACTGGTGCAAGGACTGTCGCAAACAGCTTCCCGACTTCGCCGCCGCGCTCGACGCCGCCGGCGTCCCCGCCGAGCGCATCGAGCAGTACCACGTCGAACGCGAGGACGGTGAGAAGGTCGGCGAGCGCGTCGAGGAGTACGGAATCGAGTTCATCCCGACCGTCGTCGTCGAGCGAGACGGGGAGGAGCTGTTCCGCTACGTCGAGGACGCCGACGTCCCGCCCGCGGTGTACGTCGCCCAGCACCTCGAAGAGCCGACGAACTCGACGTAA
- a CDS encoding thioredoxin domain-containing protein, which produces MTPTDENRLADAASPYLRQHADNPVNWQPWDDAALESARERDVPIFLSVGYSACHWCHVMADESFSDDETAAVLNEEFVPVKVDREERPDIDQLYLTVCQLVRGNAGWPLSVWLTPDLKPFFVGTYFPPEPRRGMPGFRDLLTDIADSWSTPEDREEMEQRAEQWTRAIEDELEDVPEPDAVPESDLVEDAGAAAVRSADREYGGFGTGQKFPQPGRLHLLARAHDATERDVYREVLDETLDAMASHGLYDHLGGGFHRYCVDREWAVPHFEKMLYDQAELTRAMLEGYRITGTDRYAEAARDTLEFVERELTHPEGGFYSTLDAESVVPEGTANASGGESADGSVVPEDGAPDDAGDADDEGHGEREEGAFYVWTPEQVRAVLADEELADLFCERYGVTQSGNFERGTTVLGVSAPVDELGEEFDRTPEEVERGLTTARERLFEAREERPRPPRDEKVLAGWNGLMTWAFADGALTLGDAFADTAADALDFVRDELWDAETGTLSRRYAADHDGTDVPGYLEDYAFLGRGALATYEATADPDYLGFALDLGRALVERFYDEERGTLYFTPTGGEELVARPQEVTDHATPSSSGVAASLLLALDAFAPNEGFDDVAETTLSANSRRMQSNPLQHSALALAADEFAGGHVELTVAADGWPEGWREQVGETYLPRRLLAPRPAADDALDDWLSTLGVAETPPIWAGREATGGATAYLCESFACSPPQSDLADALAWRDGPVDR; this is translated from the coding sequence ATGACCCCAACCGACGAGAACCGTCTCGCCGACGCGGCGAGTCCGTACCTGCGTCAGCACGCGGACAACCCCGTGAACTGGCAGCCGTGGGACGACGCCGCCCTGGAGAGCGCCAGGGAGCGCGACGTCCCCATCTTCCTCTCGGTCGGCTACTCGGCGTGTCACTGGTGTCACGTCATGGCCGACGAGTCGTTCTCGGACGACGAGACGGCCGCGGTGCTCAACGAGGAGTTCGTCCCCGTCAAGGTCGACCGGGAGGAGCGGCCCGACATCGACCAGCTCTACCTCACCGTCTGCCAGCTCGTCCGCGGGAACGCCGGGTGGCCGCTGTCGGTGTGGCTCACCCCCGACCTGAAGCCGTTCTTCGTCGGGACGTACTTCCCGCCCGAACCGCGCCGGGGGATGCCGGGGTTCCGCGACCTGCTGACAGACATCGCCGACTCGTGGTCGACCCCGGAGGACCGCGAGGAGATGGAACAGCGCGCCGAGCAGTGGACGCGCGCCATCGAGGACGAACTGGAGGACGTCCCGGAACCGGACGCGGTCCCCGAATCGGACCTCGTCGAGGACGCAGGTGCCGCGGCCGTTCGGTCGGCCGACCGCGAGTACGGCGGGTTCGGGACCGGTCAGAAGTTCCCGCAACCCGGGCGACTCCACCTCCTCGCCCGCGCGCACGACGCGACCGAGCGCGACGTCTACCGCGAGGTACTCGACGAGACGCTCGACGCGATGGCGTCACACGGACTGTACGACCACCTCGGTGGCGGCTTCCACCGATACTGCGTCGACCGGGAGTGGGCCGTCCCGCACTTCGAGAAGATGCTGTACGACCAGGCCGAACTCACCCGCGCGATGCTGGAGGGCTACCGCATCACGGGGACGGACCGCTACGCCGAGGCCGCCCGCGACACGCTCGAGTTCGTCGAGCGGGAACTGACCCACCCCGAGGGCGGGTTCTACTCGACGCTCGACGCGGAGAGCGTGGTGCCAGAAGGCACCGCGAACGCGAGCGGCGGTGAGTCCGCGGACGGGAGCGTGGTGCCGGAGGATGGGGCGCCTGACGACGCCGGAGACGCAGACGACGAGGGCCACGGCGAACGCGAGGAGGGCGCGTTCTACGTCTGGACGCCCGAGCAGGTCCGCGCAGTCCTCGCCGACGAGGAACTGGCCGACCTGTTCTGCGAGCGCTACGGCGTCACGCAGTCGGGCAACTTCGAGCGCGGGACGACGGTACTGGGCGTCTCGGCCCCGGTCGACGAGCTCGGCGAGGAGTTCGACCGCACGCCGGAGGAGGTCGAACGCGGCCTCACTACCGCCCGCGAACGACTGTTCGAGGCACGCGAGGAGCGCCCCCGGCCACCGCGCGACGAGAAGGTGCTGGCGGGGTGGAACGGGCTGATGACGTGGGCGTTCGCCGACGGCGCGCTGACGCTCGGCGACGCGTTCGCCGACACCGCGGCGGACGCACTCGACTTCGTCCGGGACGAACTGTGGGACGCAGAGACGGGGACGCTGTCGCGGCGCTACGCGGCGGACCACGACGGGACCGACGTGCCGGGCTACCTGGAGGACTACGCGTTCCTGGGCCGTGGCGCGCTGGCGACCTACGAGGCGACGGCCGACCCCGACTATCTCGGGTTCGCGCTCGACCTCGGGCGAGCGCTCGTCGAGCGGTTCTACGACGAGGAGCGCGGGACGCTCTACTTCACGCCGACGGGTGGCGAGGAACTGGTCGCGCGTCCGCAGGAGGTGACCGACCACGCGACGCCGTCGAGTTCCGGCGTGGCGGCGTCGCTGCTGCTGGCGCTCGACGCGTTCGCGCCTAACGAGGGGTTCGACGACGTTGCGGAGACGACCCTGTCGGCGAACTCGCGGCGGATGCAGTCGAACCCGCTCCAGCACTCGGCGCTCGCGCTGGCCGCGGACGAGTTCGCCGGGGGGCACGTCGAACTCACCGTCGCGGCCGACGGCTGGCCCGAGGGCTGGCGCGAGCAGGTCGGCGAGACGTACCTGCCGCGACGGCTGCTCGCCCCGCGGCCCGCGGCCGACGACGCGCTCGACGACTGGCTCTCGACGCTCGGTGTCGCGGAGACGCCGCCCATCTGGGCCGGACGGGAGGCGACCGGCGGAGCGACGGCGTACCTCTGCGAGTCGTTCGCGTGCTCGCCGCCGCAGTCGGACCTGGCGGACGCGCTGGCGTGGCGTGACGGGCCGGTCGACCGGTGA
- the purD gene encoding phosphoribosylamine--glycine ligase: MTPQETVLLVGGGGREHAIARSLADDCTLYACASNRNPGIARLAEAVETLDETDPDAVVAYAEQVGATLAVVGPEAPLAAGVVDALEEAGVYAFGPRAEQARIETDKAFQRRFMRDHDIPGCPDFETFDDIEAACDYIDEYDGDLAVKPAGLTGGKGVRVTGDQVTKAEAKAHLRESEYDRVVLEERLVGEEFTVQAFVADGEFRVSPAVQDHKRAYEGDEGPNTGGMGSYTDAGFLLPFLTDEEFDEATRVIEATVDALDDYRGVLYGQFMLTAEGVKVVEFNARFGDPEAMNTLPVLETPFLDVLTAARDGESLPDLTFAARATVCKYAVPEGYPEDPAGGTKVTVDEASVHPALLFYASVDDREEGIYTTTSRSFAVVGIAETIAAAESQAEDALSALGDGLRVRHDVGTEALVQRRLDHVSELRDR; this comes from the coding sequence ATGACCCCACAGGAGACCGTGTTGCTCGTCGGTGGCGGCGGCCGCGAACACGCCATCGCGCGCTCGCTGGCCGACGACTGCACGCTCTACGCCTGCGCGTCGAACCGGAACCCGGGCATCGCGCGCCTCGCGGAGGCGGTCGAGACGCTCGACGAGACGGACCCCGACGCCGTCGTCGCGTACGCCGAGCAGGTGGGTGCGACGCTCGCCGTCGTCGGCCCGGAGGCTCCGCTCGCGGCCGGCGTCGTCGACGCACTGGAGGAGGCGGGCGTCTACGCGTTCGGCCCGCGCGCCGAACAGGCCCGCATCGAGACGGACAAGGCGTTCCAGCGCCGGTTCATGCGCGACCACGACATCCCCGGCTGCCCCGACTTCGAGACGTTCGACGATATCGAGGCCGCCTGCGACTACATCGACGAGTACGACGGCGACCTCGCGGTCAAGCCCGCGGGACTGACCGGCGGGAAGGGCGTCCGAGTCACCGGTGACCAGGTGACGAAGGCGGAGGCGAAGGCCCACCTGCGCGAGTCGGAGTACGACCGCGTCGTCCTCGAAGAGCGACTCGTCGGCGAGGAGTTCACCGTCCAGGCGTTCGTCGCGGACGGCGAGTTCCGCGTCTCGCCCGCAGTCCAGGACCACAAGCGCGCCTACGAGGGCGACGAGGGCCCGAACACGGGCGGGATGGGGAGTTACACCGACGCCGGGTTCCTCCTCCCGTTCCTCACGGACGAGGAGTTCGACGAAGCGACGCGCGTCATCGAGGCCACCGTCGACGCCCTCGACGACTACCGTGGCGTCCTCTACGGCCAGTTCATGCTCACCGCCGAGGGCGTGAAGGTCGTCGAGTTCAACGCCCGCTTCGGCGACCCCGAGGCGATGAACACGCTGCCCGTCCTGGAGACGCCGTTCCTCGACGTGCTGACCGCCGCGCGCGACGGCGAGTCCCTGCCCGACCTCACGTTCGCCGCCCGCGCGACGGTGTGCAAGTACGCCGTCCCCGAGGGCTACCCCGAGGACCCCGCGGGAGGGACGAAGGTCACCGTCGACGAGGCGAGCGTCCACCCCGCACTGCTGTTCTACGCCAGCGTCGACGACCGGGAGGAGGGTATCTACACGACCACCTCGCGGTCGTTCGCCGTCGTCGGCATCGCCGAGACCATCGCCGCTGCGGAGTCACAGGCCGAGGACGCGCTGTCGGCACTCGGCGACGGCCTCCGGGTCCGTCACGACGTCGGCACCGAGGCACTGGTCCAGCGCCGTCTCGACCACGTCTCGGAACTGCGTGACAGATGA
- a CDS encoding NADPH-dependent F420 reductase, with the protein MDIGIVGAGRLGETLARLFVDAGHEVMLSNSRGAWSVEDQTDELGRHAHPGDVEEAVLSGEVVVLALPFRNRESLPSGDLFAGKIVVDATNPYTESGEVMDLPRPSSEYVARQFPGARVVKAFNTLDWETLRDAADPTGDDRPDDGRVADDRLAVFVAGDYPNANETVADLVEDVGFAPVETGTLAEGSTRQEPGGELYGRPMAAGDARKRIPAGRN; encoded by the coding sequence ATGGACATCGGAATCGTCGGGGCTGGCCGTCTCGGCGAGACGCTGGCACGACTGTTCGTCGACGCCGGTCACGAGGTGATGCTCAGCAACTCGCGGGGGGCGTGGTCGGTCGAAGACCAGACCGACGAACTGGGACGGCACGCTCACCCGGGAGACGTGGAGGAGGCGGTCCTGTCGGGCGAGGTCGTGGTCCTCGCCCTCCCGTTCCGGAACCGCGAGTCCCTCCCAAGCGGGGACCTGTTCGCCGGGAAGATCGTCGTCGACGCCACCAACCCGTACACCGAGTCGGGCGAGGTGATGGACCTCCCCCGCCCGTCGAGCGAGTACGTGGCCCGGCAGTTCCCCGGCGCGCGCGTCGTCAAGGCGTTCAACACGCTCGACTGGGAGACGCTCCGCGACGCCGCGGACCCGACGGGCGACGACCGACCGGACGACGGTCGGGTGGCCGACGACCGCCTCGCCGTGTTCGTCGCCGGCGACTACCCGAACGCCAACGAGACCGTCGCCGACCTGGTCGAGGACGTCGGCTTCGCCCCGGTCGAGACGGGGACGCTCGCCGAGGGGAGCACCAGGCAGGAACCCGGTGGGGAACTGTACGGCCGACCCATGGCCGCCGGTGACGCGCGGAAGCGCATCCCGGCCGGTCGGAACTGA
- a CDS encoding acyltransferase: MPAPDDADHRHDRTTRHPTPGPLNSLQHWREAKSVPRVVYNFVLVVVARLAPFLSWKAWALRRIGVSVGEGVSWGLEATPDVFWPELITLEDHCIVGYDSVLLCHEFLQDEYRTGEIVVGERAMVGAKAVVLPGVRIGAGAQVAANSLVVEDVPPGATVAGVPAEVVKEGDGQE, from the coding sequence GTGCCCGCTCCAGACGACGCCGACCACCGCCACGACCGGACGACGAGACACCCGACGCCCGGGCCGCTCAACTCCCTCCAGCACTGGCGAGAGGCGAAGTCGGTCCCGCGCGTCGTCTACAACTTCGTCCTCGTCGTCGTCGCGCGCCTCGCACCGTTCCTCTCGTGGAAGGCGTGGGCTCTCCGGCGAATCGGCGTCAGCGTCGGCGAGGGCGTCTCGTGGGGCCTCGAGGCCACGCCCGACGTGTTCTGGCCGGAACTCATCACGCTGGAGGACCACTGCATCGTGGGGTACGACTCCGTGTTGCTCTGCCACGAGTTCCTGCAGGACGAGTATCGCACCGGCGAGATCGTGGTCGGCGAACGGGCGATGGTCGGCGCGAAGGCCGTCGTCCTGCCCGGCGTCCGTATCGGCGCTGGAGCACAGGTCGCGGCCAACTCGCTCGTCGTCGAGGACGTGCCGCCCGGCGCGACGGTGGCTGGCGTCCCCGCGGAAGTGGTCAAGGAGGGAGACGGCCAGGAGTGA
- a CDS encoding mechanosensitive ion channel domain-containing protein, giving the protein MQVERFAEDVLDAVSNSVGAILILVVGLILGFLVGRYARRFMVAIGLPRAVEGTRFERTAQRIGTSTVGLIATLVTLFIYIATVASALSVAGTIETDLSLFAFAGIIPSVFAAILIVIAGLVLGDKAEVTLQERLENVKFTEVNLIPKLVKYSIYYVAGIIALAQLGLAAGALYVLLGGYLLAVIVFGGLALKDVLAAATAGIYLLLSQPYGIGDEVEVAGHRGIVSEVDVFVTTVENDGEEFVVPNDLVFRSGIIRVR; this is encoded by the coding sequence ATGCAAGTCGAGCGGTTCGCCGAGGACGTCCTGGACGCCGTCTCGAACTCCGTCGGTGCGATTCTCATTCTCGTCGTCGGGCTCATCCTCGGGTTCCTGGTCGGCCGGTACGCCCGACGGTTCATGGTCGCCATCGGCCTCCCGCGGGCCGTCGAGGGGACGCGCTTCGAGCGCACCGCACAGCGCATCGGCACGTCGACGGTCGGACTCATCGCGACGCTGGTCACGCTGTTCATCTACATCGCGACGGTCGCCAGCGCGCTCAGCGTCGCGGGGACCATCGAGACGGACCTCTCGCTGTTCGCGTTCGCCGGCATCATCCCGTCGGTGTTCGCCGCGATACTCATCGTCATCGCGGGACTGGTCCTCGGTGACAAGGCGGAGGTGACGCTCCAGGAGCGTCTGGAGAACGTCAAGTTCACCGAGGTCAACCTCATCCCGAAACTCGTCAAGTACAGCATCTACTACGTCGCGGGCATCATCGCGCTCGCGCAACTGGGCCTCGCGGCGGGTGCACTGTACGTCCTGCTCGGCGGTTACCTGCTGGCCGTCATCGTCTTCGGCGGCCTCGCGCTGAAGGACGTCCTCGCCGCAGCCACGGCGGGCATCTACCTCCTGTTGAGTCAGCCGTATGGCATCGGCGACGAGGTGGAGGTCGCGGGCCACCGCGGCATCGTCTCCGAGGTGGACGTGTTCGTCACGACGGTCGAGAACGACGGCGAGGAGTTCGTCGTACCGAACGACCTCGTCTTCCGGTCGGGCATCATCCGCGTCCGCTGA
- the dacZ gene encoding diadenylate cyclase DacZ — MSALGDLYDDIAGDVDAVFLFSPTASLYDEFATTEDAPPVVVVSSENAVNADQYVELPLEFEDVRDRIRFGLEGGMEREYVDEGAIVACATKLFDDTIDTMTRVNTSEFVRSGVYSLFTDSRADPSVIRAVLEVVIELGKKGQKGKPVGALFVVGDAGKVMNKSRSLSYNPFEKSHVHVGDPIVNVMLKEFSRLDGAFVISDSGKIVSAYRYLEPGAEGVDIPKGLGTRHMAAAAISRDTNAISIVLSESDALVRAFAGGEIVLELDPEDY; from the coding sequence ATGTCAGCGCTGGGCGACCTATACGACGATATCGCCGGTGACGTCGATGCGGTGTTTCTCTTCTCGCCGACCGCCTCCCTCTACGACGAGTTCGCGACGACAGAGGATGCTCCACCGGTGGTGGTCGTCTCGTCCGAGAACGCGGTGAACGCGGACCAGTACGTCGAGTTACCGCTTGAGTTCGAGGACGTCCGGGACCGCATCCGGTTCGGTCTCGAAGGCGGGATGGAACGGGAGTACGTCGACGAGGGGGCCATCGTCGCCTGCGCGACGAAGCTGTTCGACGACACCATCGACACGATGACGCGGGTCAACACGAGCGAGTTCGTCCGGTCGGGCGTCTACTCGCTGTTCACCGACTCGCGGGCGGATCCGTCGGTCATCCGCGCCGTCCTCGAAGTGGTCATCGAACTCGGGAAGAAGGGGCAGAAGGGGAAACCCGTCGGTGCGCTGTTCGTGGTCGGCGACGCGGGCAAGGTGATGAACAAGTCCCGCTCGCTGTCGTACAACCCGTTCGAGAAGTCCCACGTCCACGTCGGCGACCCCATCGTCAACGTGATGCTGAAGGAGTTCTCGCGGCTGGACGGCGCGTTCGTCATCTCGGACTCGGGGAAGATCGTCTCGGCGTACCGCTACCTCGAACCCGGCGCGGAGGGCGTCGACATCCCCAAGGGCCTCGGCACGCGTCACATGGCGGCCGCGGCCATCTCGCGGGACACCAACGCTATCTCCATCGTCCTCTCCGAGAGCGACGCTCTCGTCCGGGCGTTCGCGGGCGGTGAGATCGTCCTCGAACTCGACCCGGAGGACTACTGA
- a CDS encoding DUF5518 domain-containing protein, whose product MTDWRSVGIGFGFQVVFGVLAFALPGIGTVFAGFLAGLISAYLTNNGASVGAWHSFLSGALGGIIVATLAGVAITLLGFALGSSGLGALFGGGVVTIGVLIALLTAIPSAVGGAIGGYVN is encoded by the coding sequence ATGACTGATTGGCGCTCCGTCGGCATCGGGTTCGGTTTTCAGGTAGTGTTCGGAGTACTCGCCTTCGCTCTTCCAGGCATCGGGACCGTGTTCGCTGGGTTTCTCGCCGGCCTTATCTCGGCCTACCTCACGAATAACGGTGCCAGCGTCGGTGCGTGGCACTCGTTCCTCTCCGGCGCTCTGGGTGGGATTATCGTTGCGACGCTCGCAGGTGTCGCTATCACCCTCCTCGGGTTCGCGCTCGGTTCATCGGGACTCGGAGCACTGTTCGGCGGGGGTGTCGTGACCATCGGGGTCCTGATCGCGCTCCTGACCGCGATTCCGAGTGCGGTCGGTGGCGCAATCGGTGGGTACGTCAACTGA